Proteins encoded within one genomic window of Entelurus aequoreus isolate RoL-2023_Sb linkage group LG26, RoL_Eaeq_v1.1, whole genome shotgun sequence:
- the LOC133643251 gene encoding 2',5'-phosphodiesterase 12-like, with translation MLKKLPAALLCFPRRLLSVSRLLGSMEPAVVRCVAGEPRLTISFSMAGSQKHMQREQDEPLGKVLSRIACNLAKGQSQAKKTKRKERQQPSESPELAVVKLLVDGGEVEDTVVNSEAWRDGAVLRVGDVEYLVSRNSPAFTTAELPVSLLAGFPVCPKLEVEFGDLQDCEFLWFKEQVPNISAQTSGDAAVEDMAWTEVGRARVYVPTNRDIGCRLKLCCTAKDGRRRGQLKELVSASAIEAGPGVCTFDTRHAYTAKQVDWPSVRVVSYNILADIYAQTELSKTVLYPYCAPYAMQLDYRQNLIKKELAGYHADIVCLQEVDKGVFLDSLTPALDAFGLDGVFRVKEKQHEGLATFYRRTKLKLLSRHDIMLSEALTSDPIHGELLEKVSANNSLKDKMVKRSTTLQVSILEDLSQAGRKVCVANTHLYWHPQGGNVRLVQMGVAMRHLSHVMEEVAPGAPLVFCGDFNSSPTSGVLQLVTEATVPQQHEDWSSSGPEESCPMELPSTLPPLLSACGPLAYTNYVGGFQGCLDYIFIQPERMQVEQVIPLPSHEEVTTHTALPSVAHPSDHIALVCDLRWNP, from the exons ATGTTGAAAAAGCTCCCCGCTGCTCTGCTCTGCTTTCCCCGTCGCCTGCTCTCCGTCAGCCGCCTTCTCGGCAGCATGGAGCCGGCGGTGGTGAGGTGCGTCGCCGGGGAGCCCAGGCTGACCATCTCGTTCAGCATGGCGGGCAGCCAGAAGCACATGCAGCGGGAGCAGGACGAGCCTCTGGGCAAGGTCCTGTCCCGCATCGCCTGCAACCTCGCCAAGGGCCAGAGCCAGGCCAAGAAGACCAAGAGGAAGGAGCGGCAGCAGCCCTCCGAAAGCCCGGAGCTCGCCGTGGTCAAGCTGCTGGTGGACGGCGGCGAGGTGGAGGACACGGTGGTCAACTCGGAGGCGTGGAGGGACGGAGCCGTGCTGCGGGTGGGGGACGTGGAGTACTTGGTCAGCAGGAACTCTCCCGCCTTCACCACCGCCGAGCTGCCCGTCTCCCTCTTGGCTGGATTCCCCGTGTGTCCCAAGCTGGAAGTGGAGTTCGGAGACCTGCAAGACTGCGAGTTCCTATGGTTCAAAGAACAAGTCCCAAATATAAG TGCTCAAACCTCTGGCGACGCAGCCGTTGAAGACATGGCCTGGACAGAAGTAGGACGTGCCAGAGTCTACGTCCCCACCAATCGGGACATCGGCTGCAGGCTCAAACTCTGCTGCACGGCCAAAGATGGACGCCGCAGAGGGCAGCTCAAAGAACTGGTCTCGGCCAGTGCCATCGAGGCCGGACCGGGCGTGTGCACGTTCGACACCCGACACGCGTACACGGCCAAGCAGGTGGACTGGCCGTCTGTGAGGGTGGTGTCCTACAACATCCTGGCCGACATCTACGCCCAGACAGAGCTGTCCAAGACTGTGCTGTACCCCTACTGCGCCCCCTACGCCATGCAGCTGGACTACAGGCAGAACCTGATCAAAAAGGAGCTGGCAGGATACCACGCTGACATCGTGTGTCTGCAGGAGGTTGACAAAG GTGTGTTTTTGGACAGTCTGACCCCGGCCCTCGATGCCTTCGGCCTGGATGGCGTTTTTAGGGTTAAAGAGAAGCAACATGAAGGACTGGCGACTTTCTATCGCAG GACAAAATTGAAGCTGCTGAgtcgccatgacatcatgttgagTGAGGCGCTGACCTCTGACCCCATCCACGGCGAGCTGCTGGAGAAGGTCTCCGCTAACAACTCCCTGAAAGACAAGATGGTCAAGAGGTCCACTACCTTACAG GTCAGCATACTGGAGGACCTCAGCCAAGCCGGCAGGAAGGTGTGTGTGGCCAACACACACCTGTACTGGCACCCTCAAG GGGGGAACGTTCGCTTGGTGCAAATGGGCGTGGCCATGCGACACCTGAGTCATGTGATGGAGGAGGTCGCGCCAGGAGCCCCGTTGGTGTTTTGTGGCGACTTCAATTCCTCTCCGACCTCAG GTGTGCTCCAGCTCGTCACAGAGGCCACGGTTCCCCAGCAGCACGAGGACTGGAGCAGCTCGGGTCCGGAGGAGTCGTGCCCGATGGAGCTGCCCTCCACGCTCCCCCCCTTGCTGAGCGCCTGCGGCCCGCTGGCCTACACCAACTACGTGGGCGGCTTCCAAGGCTGCCTGGACTACATCTTCATCCAGCCGGAGAGGATGCAGGTGGAGCAGGTGATCCCTCTGCCCAGCCACGAGGAGGTGACCACTCACACGGCTCTGCCCAGCGTGGCGCACCCGTCTGACCACATCGCGCTGGTCTGCGACCTGCGCTGGAACCCCTGA